In the Solibacillus sp. FSL K6-1523 genome, one interval contains:
- a CDS encoding DUF4003 family protein gives MEQRVTLIMDNLKSVEKFAKWSVDKRIQFQIASYYSSKQVTFDEKGFKEVIDIIKKETNWLSYIRSSQLLQYSYAMIFSDDLQKEQKVKEALQNQKVLRDAKFPNSIFNYIAALFLNEENPQEHAQNARKLYDEMRKQHRFLTSTDDIAIAVLCTKDADSDSVTRATTMRKYYDELRKNKFSQGNELQALSQILTFIDENYIDHLVPYILTIREKLQKQGIKIKPQLYVQLGLLAILRIGENQLEELIHIYQLLIKEKHFKWYKNEAFLIAVQQMLTTMDQQEVGLLSMVSIEIILQMQQAVMMASIAASTAAANSSNN, from the coding sequence ATGGAACAACGAGTGACACTTATTATGGATAATTTAAAGAGCGTTGAGAAATTTGCAAAATGGTCAGTGGATAAGCGAATCCAATTTCAAATTGCATCCTATTACTCATCAAAGCAAGTGACGTTTGATGAGAAGGGCTTTAAAGAAGTAATAGACATTATCAAAAAAGAAACAAATTGGTTGTCCTATATACGATCAAGCCAATTATTACAATATTCCTATGCAATGATTTTCAGTGATGATTTACAAAAGGAACAAAAAGTGAAAGAAGCACTACAGAATCAAAAAGTATTGCGAGATGCAAAATTCCCAAACAGCATATTTAATTATATTGCAGCGTTATTTTTGAATGAAGAAAATCCACAAGAACATGCACAAAATGCGCGAAAGCTTTATGATGAAATGCGTAAACAGCACCGTTTCCTAACATCAACGGATGATATCGCGATTGCGGTTTTATGTACGAAAGATGCGGATAGTGATTCTGTAACTCGTGCTACGACGATGCGGAAATACTACGATGAATTACGTAAAAATAAGTTTTCTCAAGGAAATGAATTGCAAGCACTTTCGCAAATTTTAACATTCATTGATGAAAATTATATTGATCATTTAGTGCCGTATATTTTAACAATTCGTGAAAAATTGCAGAAGCAAGGCATTAAAATAAAGCCTCAACTATATGTTCAACTTGGGTTATTAGCTATTTTACGCATTGGTGAAAATCAATTAGAAGAGTTGATCCATATATATCAATTGCTTATTAAGGAAAAACATTTCAAATGGTATAAAAATGAGGCGTTTTTGATTGCTGTACAACAAATGCTAACAACAATGGATCAGCAAGAGGTTGGGCTATTATCGATGGTATCAATCGAAATTATTTTACAAATGCAACAGGCAGTTATGATGGCATCCATTGCAGCAAGTACGGCGGCAGCGAATTCGAGTAATAACTAA
- a CDS encoding ATP-binding cassette domain-containing protein, producing MQHAIKQKVYSLSGGEQQRIALARLRLKSCKLILADEPTGSLDRKNGQIVMDILHQLNAGGKTVLIVTQDESLIRESDLIIKLT from the coding sequence ATGCAGCATGCAATAAAGCAAAAAGTATATTCACTTTCAGGTGGTGAACAGCAACGTATTGCATTAGCAAGGCTCCGTTTAAAAAGTTGCAAGCTCATATTAGCAGATGAACCAACAGGATCCTTAGACCGTAAAAACGGACAAATCGTTATGGATATTTTACACCAACTAAATGCAGGAGGAAAAACAGTACTAATCGTTACGCAAGATGAAAGTTTAATTCGAGAAAGTGATCTAATTATTAAATTGACATGA
- a CDS encoding zf-HC2 domain-containing protein, whose amino-acid sequence MNEIKCTIIQDLLPLYIDEVVSDDTNAMVEEHLKSCEKCKKEYQAMTQDVYIPLQTETSLFKRIKKKWNYKKWVVASTSIALTVAVLFGGFYYVMHYETIIPYDEKLVKIELEDQVLQVLYYGEDYYGFHGAEPSLMEIDGVEKNVMFFYLTETIANSPSRNLFSKHISNEQKESVVGMISPDDPQIVDAIYYTPVDMDILSEPSTDSWDVLLEGATLIWEK is encoded by the coding sequence ATGAACGAGATTAAATGTACAATTATTCAAGATCTATTACCTCTTTATATTGATGAAGTGGTTAGCGACGATACGAACGCAATGGTGGAAGAGCATTTAAAAAGTTGTGAGAAATGTAAAAAGGAATACCAAGCTATGACGCAAGATGTTTATATTCCTTTGCAAACTGAAACGTCTCTATTCAAGCGGATTAAGAAAAAGTGGAATTATAAAAAATGGGTAGTTGCAAGCACATCCATCGCCTTAACAGTTGCTGTATTATTTGGTGGATTCTATTATGTCATGCATTATGAAACAATTATTCCTTATGATGAGAAACTAGTAAAAATTGAATTGGAAGATCAAGTACTGCAAGTACTTTATTACGGAGAAGATTATTATGGTTTTCATGGGGCAGAGCCAAGTTTAATGGAAATTGATGGCGTGGAAAAGAATGTCATGTTTTTTTATTTAACCGAAACAATTGCTAATTCGCCTTCACGTAATCTTTTTAGTAAACACATATCAAACGAACAAAAAGAATCTGTAGTAGGAATGATTTCTCCAGATGACCCACAAATAGTAGATGCCATTTACTATACACCCGTAGATATGGACATATTATCAGAGCCTAGCACGGATTCATGGGATGTATTATTAGAAGGAGCCACGTTAATTTGGGAGAAATAA
- a CDS encoding RNA polymerase sigma factor has protein sequence MDFEEIYKLYFQKVYLYLISLSRNEKIAEELTQEVFFKSLKAINNFDGSKDIQAWLFTIAKNTYFTHYKKSKRQIVSEEVEESNTGVYLVQHLMNEENAFAVHQFLHSMEEPYKEVFSLRVFGELSFEKIGQLFGKSSGWARVTFFRARKKIIVHMEEMNYERD, from the coding sequence GTGGATTTTGAAGAGATTTATAAGCTATATTTTCAAAAAGTATATTTATATCTTATTTCTTTAAGCCGTAATGAAAAAATCGCAGAAGAGCTTACGCAAGAAGTTTTCTTTAAATCGTTAAAAGCTATAAATAACTTCGATGGCTCTAAAGATATTCAAGCTTGGTTATTTACAATCGCCAAAAATACATATTTTACGCACTATAAAAAATCAAAGCGACAAATTGTTTCGGAAGAAGTAGAAGAGTCAAATACTGGCGTATACCTCGTACAGCATTTAATGAACGAGGAAAATGCATTTGCTGTTCATCAATTTTTACATTCGATGGAGGAACCTTATAAAGAGGTTTTTTCCTTACGTGTTTTTGGTGAATTATCATTCGAGAAGATAGGGCAACTTTTTGGTAAAAGTTCGGGATGGGCGAGAGTTACCTTTTTTAGAGCAAGAAAGAAAATTATAGTGCATATGGAGGAAATGAATTATGAACGAGATTAA
- a CDS encoding ROK family protein has product MWILSGDIGGTKLALAISKVEEPAKLVKQIEVKSPQQSDALFQAMIDGFQGMLENELGEVSKVAVGLPGVLDIEKGMVIYQQNLPWRDFPLVAKLQAQYPNAEVKMETDMTTAANGEYKIRHFQKETMIYLTVSTGIACCTIHAGEMLRGAGIPGEVGFSLTRDGEYLEWIGSGPALQKMVQDKTGDDVTLEQFFKRYYENDARIMPIIQTWQEEIAHKIHTFLMLLDPHAVVLGGGVMNHHPQMVQEIAEKVDAYFTLPFFEHKKGRIQASINKGNAGLIGAALL; this is encoded by the coding sequence ATGTGGATTTTAAGTGGGGATATAGGTGGTACGAAATTGGCACTCGCGATTTCGAAAGTAGAGGAACCAGCAAAGCTCGTAAAACAAATAGAGGTGAAAAGCCCACAGCAGTCTGACGCGTTATTTCAAGCAATGATTGATGGATTTCAGGGCATGCTTGAAAATGAGCTTGGAGAAGTATCAAAGGTTGCGGTCGGTTTACCAGGCGTACTTGATATTGAAAAGGGAATGGTCATCTACCAGCAAAATTTACCGTGGCGCGATTTTCCACTAGTTGCGAAACTGCAGGCACAATACCCGAATGCGGAAGTTAAAATGGAAACGGATATGACGACAGCGGCAAATGGTGAGTATAAAATCCGCCATTTTCAAAAAGAAACGATGATTTATCTGACCGTTAGTACCGGTATTGCTTGTTGTACGATTCATGCGGGAGAAATGTTGCGCGGCGCGGGTATACCAGGCGAAGTTGGATTTTCCTTAACGCGTGATGGCGAGTATTTAGAGTGGATCGGGTCAGGACCTGCATTGCAAAAAATGGTACAAGATAAAACAGGCGATGATGTAACACTCGAACAGTTTTTTAAGCGCTATTATGAAAATGATGCGCGCATTATGCCGATCATCCAAACTTGGCAAGAAGAAATTGCCCATAAGATTCATACATTCTTGATGTTACTCGACCCCCATGCCGTTGTACTTGGTGGAGGTGTCATGAACCATCACCCACAAATGGTACAAGAAATCGCCGAAAAGGTGGATGCTTACTTCACATTACCGTTTTTCGAACATAAAAAAGGACGGATTCAAGCAAGTATTAACAAAGGCAATGCTGGTTTAATAGGGGCAGCGTTACTATAG
- a CDS encoding GNAT family N-acetyltransferase yields MKLIKGDAIRKNKQLMKSFFQLSEETFQLQFEQWAQLGYWNDSYCCYAFEDKGEIVANVSTSIGTMILDGRAYQSIQIGTVMTKPGYQGQGLSGKLMEVVIEDVKQAQFVYLFANATVLQFYTKFGFEKRRQATYHVQTVDLILQPTEVKKLDMNEPKARELLYETTKHRLPISVKMSMLQNEDIVMYHALTQYKDCIYYVPKLQAIIICQEEDGVLQLIDIISKQPVHIIEVLQSLPITAPTIQLLFTPDELSIPVVQGVFEDDGAMFVNEQCDMHYPNDVLYPYSGLA; encoded by the coding sequence ATGAAATTAATTAAGGGAGATGCAATCCGAAAAAATAAGCAGCTGATGAAAAGCTTTTTTCAATTGAGTGAAGAAACGTTTCAACTGCAATTTGAACAATGGGCACAGCTCGGTTATTGGAATGATAGTTACTGTTGCTATGCATTTGAAGACAAGGGGGAAATTGTCGCGAATGTTTCGACGAGTATAGGGACAATGATTTTAGATGGGCGAGCGTATCAATCCATACAAATCGGAACCGTTATGACAAAGCCGGGCTATCAAGGGCAAGGGTTATCTGGAAAATTAATGGAAGTTGTAATAGAAGATGTAAAACAAGCTCAGTTTGTGTACTTGTTCGCAAATGCCACGGTCCTTCAGTTTTATACGAAATTTGGCTTCGAAAAAAGACGGCAGGCGACTTATCATGTGCAAACAGTAGATTTAATATTGCAACCAACAGAAGTGAAGAAGCTTGATATGAATGAACCGAAAGCACGCGAATTATTGTATGAAACGACTAAACACCGGTTGCCAATTAGCGTGAAAATGAGCATGCTTCAAAACGAAGATATTGTCATGTATCATGCATTAACACAATATAAGGACTGTATTTACTATGTACCAAAGTTGCAGGCAATTATTATTTGTCAGGAGGAAGATGGGGTACTCCAACTAATTGATATCATTTCAAAGCAGCCTGTACATATAATAGAAGTATTACAAAGCTTACCGATTACAGCGCCAACGATTCAACTTTTATTCACACCGGATGAACTTTCTATTCCAGTTGTCCAAGGTGTTTTTGAAGATGATGGCGCGATGTTTGTGAATGAACAATGTGATATGCATTATCCGAATGATGTGCTTTATCCTTATAGTGGGTTAGCTTGA
- the gatB gene encoding Asp-tRNA(Asn)/Glu-tRNA(Gln) amidotransferase subunit GatB: MNFETVIGLEIHVELKTNSKIFSASPNFFGAEPNTNTSVIELGYPGVLPVLNKQVVDYAMRASLALNMEIEQETKFDRKNYFYPDNPKAYQISQFDKPIGKNGWVEIEIEAKDGKPGYKKKIGITRLHMEEDAGKLTHADGYSLVDLNRQGTPLVEIVSEPDIRTPDEAYAYLEKVKSIIQYSGVSDVRMEEGSLRCDANVSLRPYGQEQFGTKAELKNLNSFNFVRKGLEHEEIRQAQVLMSGGEIEQETRRYDEKTGKTLLMRVKEGTDDYRYFPEPDLVHLSISDEWVERIRQSIPELPDARKARYVEELGLTAYDATVLVMNKEISDFFDAMTVAGADAKLSANWLMGDVSAYLNAEQKELKDTALTPENLAGMVKLISDGTISSKIAKKVFTELVTNGGDAAKIVKEKGLVQISDPEVIRGFVTTVLDADEKSVADFLGGNERAIKALLGQIMKASKGQANPQLTNQILMEEINKR, from the coding sequence ATGAACTTTGAAACAGTCATTGGTTTAGAAATTCACGTGGAGTTAAAAACAAACTCGAAAATTTTCTCGGCTTCACCTAACTTCTTTGGTGCAGAGCCAAACACAAATACATCTGTAATTGAACTTGGTTACCCAGGTGTTTTACCAGTATTAAATAAGCAAGTAGTAGACTATGCGATGCGCGCTTCTTTAGCGTTAAACATGGAAATCGAACAAGAAACTAAGTTCGACCGTAAAAACTACTTCTATCCGGATAATCCGAAAGCTTACCAAATTTCACAATTCGATAAACCAATCGGTAAAAATGGTTGGGTTGAAATTGAAATTGAAGCAAAAGACGGCAAACCGGGTTACAAGAAAAAAATCGGTATTACGCGCCTTCATATGGAAGAAGATGCTGGTAAATTGACACATGCTGATGGTTATTCATTAGTAGACTTAAACCGTCAAGGAACGCCACTTGTGGAAATCGTATCTGAGCCAGATATCCGTACACCAGACGAAGCGTATGCTTACCTTGAAAAAGTGAAATCAATTATCCAATATTCGGGCGTTTCTGACGTGCGTATGGAGGAAGGTTCTTTACGTTGTGATGCGAACGTTTCGTTACGTCCATACGGTCAAGAACAATTCGGTACAAAAGCTGAGCTTAAAAACTTAAACTCATTCAACTTTGTACGTAAAGGCCTTGAGCATGAAGAAATTCGTCAAGCGCAAGTATTAATGTCAGGTGGCGAAATTGAGCAAGAAACACGCCGTTATGATGAAAAGACTGGTAAAACATTGCTTATGCGTGTTAAAGAAGGAACGGATGATTACCGTTACTTCCCAGAGCCAGATTTAGTGCACCTTTCAATTTCAGATGAGTGGGTTGAGCGCATTCGCCAATCGATTCCAGAATTACCAGATGCACGAAAAGCACGCTATGTAGAAGAGTTAGGTTTAACTGCATATGATGCGACAGTACTTGTTATGAACAAGGAAATTTCTGATTTCTTCGATGCCATGACAGTTGCTGGAGCAGATGCAAAACTTTCTGCTAACTGGTTAATGGGCGATGTTTCAGCTTACTTAAACGCAGAGCAAAAAGAATTAAAAGATACAGCATTAACACCAGAAAACTTAGCAGGCATGGTGAAATTAATTTCTGACGGCACAATCTCATCTAAGATTGCGAAGAAAGTATTCACTGAACTTGTAACAAATGGTGGGGACGCTGCGAAAATCGTAAAAGAAAAAGGCTTAGTCCAAATTTCAGACCCAGAAGTAATCCGTGGTTTCGTAACAACGGTTCTTGATGCGGATGAAAAATCTGTAGCAGACTTCTTAGGCGGTAACGAACGTGCAATTAAAGCACTTTTAGGCCAAATTATGAAAGCTTCAAAAGGACAAGCAAATCCACAATTAACAAATCAAATCTTAATGGAAGAAATTAATAAACGTTAA
- the gatA gene encoding Asp-tRNA(Asn)/Glu-tRNA(Gln) amidotransferase subunit GatA: MTVFERTSAQLQEALKSRELTITDLTSEAFARVEKLDGDVQAFLALNKEQATARAAELDQVPFEERGPLFGMPIGVKDNIVTEGLETTCASKILEGFMPIYDATIVQKLRDAGMVTIGKLNMDEFAMGSSNENSAYKTTKNPWNLNHVPGGSSGASAAAVAAGEVPFSLGSDTGGSIRQPAAYCGVVGMKPTYGRVSRFGLVAFASSLDQIGPITRNVTDNALLLEAISGVDEMDSTSADVPVPNYAAALDGNIKGLKIAVPKEFLGEGVGEVAKKSVLDALEVLKAQGATVEEVSLPHSKYALAAYYILSSSEASSNLSRFDGIRYGYRSENATNLLELYKQSRAEGFGDEVKRRIMLGTYSLSAGTYDAYYKKAQQARTLIKADYDKVFENYDVIIGPTAPTPAFEVGANVEDPMTMYANDILTIPINLAGVPAISIPCGFENGLPLGLQIIGKHFDEETIYRVAYAYEQQTDFNTQTPALWEVK; this comes from the coding sequence ATGACAGTATTTGAGCGCACATCAGCACAATTACAAGAAGCTTTAAAATCGCGTGAACTGACAATTACAGACTTAACAAGCGAAGCATTTGCTCGCGTGGAAAAGTTGGACGGAGATGTTCAAGCGTTTTTAGCTTTAAATAAAGAACAAGCAACTGCTCGTGCAGCAGAGCTAGATCAAGTTCCTTTCGAGGAGCGCGGACCACTTTTCGGTATGCCGATTGGGGTTAAAGATAATATCGTAACTGAAGGATTAGAAACGACTTGTGCTTCTAAAATTTTAGAAGGCTTCATGCCAATTTACGATGCAACGATTGTACAAAAACTTCGCGATGCGGGTATGGTAACAATCGGTAAATTAAACATGGACGAATTTGCAATGGGTTCTTCAAACGAAAACTCAGCGTACAAAACGACAAAAAACCCTTGGAATCTTAACCACGTACCAGGCGGATCTTCAGGTGCATCGGCAGCAGCAGTAGCAGCAGGTGAAGTACCATTCTCATTAGGTTCTGATACAGGTGGTTCAATCCGTCAACCAGCAGCTTACTGTGGTGTTGTAGGAATGAAACCTACATACGGTCGTGTGTCTCGTTTTGGTTTAGTTGCATTTGCATCTTCTTTAGATCAAATCGGACCAATTACACGTAACGTAACAGACAACGCGTTATTATTAGAAGCAATCTCAGGTGTAGATGAAATGGATTCTACTTCTGCTGATGTGCCAGTACCAAACTACGCAGCAGCACTTGATGGCAACATTAAAGGCTTAAAAATCGCCGTTCCTAAAGAGTTTTTAGGTGAAGGTGTTGGCGAAGTAGCGAAAAAATCTGTATTAGATGCATTAGAAGTATTAAAAGCACAAGGCGCAACAGTAGAAGAGGTTTCACTTCCTCACTCTAAATACGCATTAGCCGCTTATTATATTCTTTCATCATCAGAAGCTTCATCTAACCTTTCTCGTTTCGATGGTATTCGTTACGGTTACCGTTCAGAAAATGCGACAAACTTATTAGAGCTTTACAAACAATCACGCGCTGAAGGTTTCGGTGATGAAGTAAAACGTCGTATCATGCTTGGTACGTATTCATTATCAGCAGGTACGTATGATGCATATTACAAAAAAGCACAACAAGCACGTACATTAATTAAAGCGGATTACGACAAAGTTTTCGAAAACTACGACGTAATTATTGGACCAACAGCACCAACACCTGCATTTGAAGTAGGTGCGAACGTTGAAGATCCAATGACAATGTACGCAAATGATATTTTAACGATTCCTATTAACTTAGCAGGTGTACCAGCAATTTCGATCCCATGTGGATTTGAAAATGGTTTACCACTAGGTTTACAAATTATCGGTAAACATTTCGATGAAGAAACAATTTACCGTGTTGCTTATGCATATGAGCAACAAACAGACTTCAACACACAAACTCCAGCATTATGGGAGGTAAAATAA
- the gatC gene encoding Asp-tRNA(Asn)/Glu-tRNA(Gln) amidotransferase subunit GatC — MAKISKEEVKHVAHLARLAITEEEAEKFAEQLGKITDFAEQLNELDTTNVEPTSHVLPLVNVMREDVAKEGLPIEKVMLNVKSQEAGQIKVPSIME; from the coding sequence ATGGCGAAAATATCTAAAGAAGAAGTAAAACACGTAGCGCACTTAGCTCGCCTTGCTATTACAGAAGAAGAAGCAGAGAAATTTGCTGAACAACTTGGCAAAATTACAGACTTTGCAGAGCAGCTAAATGAATTAGATACAACGAACGTAGAACCAACATCACATGTTTTACCACTTGTAAATGTAATGCGTGAAGACGTAGCTAAAGAAGGCTTACCAATTGAAAAAGTAATGCTTAATGTAAAGAGCCAAGAAGCAGGTCAAATTAAAGTACCATCAATTATGGAATAA
- a CDS encoding CamS family sex pheromone protein produces MKKYRWVPAMLAILLLAACAPKPTPNNELTQESDSEEVETTIIPNKQISDNYYKTLIPYKESASRGLVVSNIFTKYDMKEAELGLMRVSQNKFDTEKYYFQEGQYLSEEMLKYWLARPNQTKDKGPEYQGLNPSSIDEATGQEMEATVRATEAPVYLAHLIEQNYLTKTDNNKITLSGISIGLALNSVYYYQKEQYGEFFEQKIPDEELEKEGKKIAQEVINRLRARSELAEVPIVIALFKQEERNSIVPGTYFAYNSVDANQSALGDWKDVHEKYVKFPMSSPDEMYRDMNKDFLNFKQDVDKYFSNFTSVFATGFYQNKKIQKLDIEIPIQFYGTAEITGFTQYLTGLLLTHLPKDLLITVSITSVNGPEVLIKKEPNNNEPFIHIYD; encoded by the coding sequence ATGAAAAAATATCGCTGGGTGCCGGCAATGCTTGCTATTTTGCTTCTCGCTGCATGTGCACCGAAGCCTACACCAAACAATGAGTTAACTCAGGAATCTGATTCGGAAGAAGTAGAAACGACAATAATCCCAAATAAGCAAATAAGCGATAATTACTATAAAACATTGATTCCTTATAAAGAAAGTGCAAGCCGTGGATTAGTCGTATCGAATATTTTTACAAAGTACGATATGAAAGAGGCCGAATTAGGTTTAATGCGTGTGTCTCAAAATAAATTTGATACCGAAAAATACTATTTTCAAGAGGGACAATATTTATCAGAAGAAATGTTAAAGTATTGGCTAGCTCGTCCAAATCAGACGAAAGATAAAGGACCTGAATATCAAGGACTCAACCCATCGAGCATTGATGAAGCGACAGGGCAAGAGATGGAGGCGACGGTTAGAGCAACAGAGGCGCCAGTGTATTTAGCACATTTAATCGAACAAAATTACTTAACAAAAACAGACAACAATAAAATAACGCTTTCAGGTATTTCCATTGGCTTGGCATTAAATTCAGTCTATTACTATCAAAAAGAACAGTATGGAGAATTTTTCGAGCAAAAAATCCCGGATGAAGAGCTAGAAAAAGAAGGGAAAAAGATTGCGCAAGAAGTGATTAATCGACTTCGAGCGCGTTCAGAGTTGGCTGAAGTACCGATTGTCATTGCACTATTTAAGCAAGAAGAGCGTAATTCGATTGTTCCAGGTACATATTTTGCCTACAATTCGGTTGATGCGAACCAATCGGCTTTAGGAGATTGGAAAGACGTTCATGAAAAATACGTGAAATTCCCGATGTCCTCACCGGATGAAATGTACCGTGATATGAACAAGGATTTCTTAAACTTTAAGCAAGATGTAGACAAATATTTCTCGAACTTCACAAGTGTATTTGCAACAGGTTTTTATCAAAATAAAAAAATACAAAAGCTTGATATCGAAATACCCATTCAATTTTATGGGACAGCTGAAATTACAGGATTCACACAATATTTAACTGGATTACTGCTGACTCATTTACCAAAAGATTTATTAATTACGGTTAGTATTACTTCGGTTAACGGACCAGAAGTATTAATCAAAAAGGAACCGAATAACAACGAGCCATTTATTCATATTTATGATTAA